CGTTTTGCATAGCGCCGTGAATGTTGTTGGATGGTCGCAATCACATCTGCTTTCGTCGCCACACCTTCAAAATACGGCCACCATTCCTTATAGCCGATACCTTTAACTCCATTCACAAGTTTACCTTGGTAACGCTGATACAACTGCTGCACTTCCTGCTCTAATCCATCCGCTACCATCATTTCCACCCGACGATTAATCCGTTCGTATAATAAGTCACGTGGCATATCCAATATCAAAATACACGCATCAAACACACGTTGTTGCAACTGATGACGGTCTTGTGCAGAAAATAATTGTCCGGTTGTTTCAATCACTTCCAGTGCACGCAATACACGTCGTTGATTTTGATACGGAATTTTTTCAGCAGCCGCCGCATCTTTTTGATACAGTATTTGCCAAAATGCCAATGCATCCATCGTTGACGCTTTTTGCTCCAGAGATGCTTTCACCACTTGATGCTGGCTATTTTCACCACCAAATTCCAAGTCATACAACAAGCCCTCTAAATACAGTCCCGTTCCACCGACTAAAATCGGTAATTTGCCTCGTTGATAAATATCAATAATCGCTTGAGTCGCTAGCTGTTTAAACTGACTGGCATCAAATACTTCGTGCGGCTCGAACAAATCCAATAAATGGTGCGGGATGCCTTCACGTTCAGCCATCGTTGCTTTACCTGTCCCAATATCGAGCGTACGATAAACTTGTAAACTGTCCCCATTAATAATCTCACCATTCAACCGATGCGCTAATTGGATACTCAAAGCCGTTTTGCCGACCGCTGTCGGGCCACCAATGACAATTAATGGAATCTCTCGATAATTCACCATCAAAAATCCTTTCTCCCATCACTTATTGTCGCTATTAACACTTCGATTCCTAACAACCTGTTTAATAATAACTATCGTTATGACGACAACATTTCAATATTATCAATCAGTTAATTGTACTGTCCTATAGCTAAAACGTTCTATCAATACTTTTTGTTAATATCCGTGCTCAATGACCGCACATATAGTACCATTCCATAACACATTCATTAAATAATGCGTTAATGTTGGAGCACCAAACTTTCGTTCAGCTACCAACATTTTTCTATTGCAAATGAAGCGTCTCTTTTACCACAGCCTGCCTCATCTCAAATGACATTAACCAGCCACAAGACTCCACGCAGCCAATTGCTATTCTTCAGTCGTTACTTAACGATTCTTCATCGCACGGTCAATATCACGCTTAGCTTGTTTTTCCTTCAACGCATGACGCTTATCATACTTATTCTTACCACGTGCTAAACCGATGAGTAATTTTGCCCGACCACGTACCAAATATACTTTCAATGGCACAATCGTCATACTACTTAACTTTACTTCATTCGCTAGCTTTAAAATTTCGCTTTTATGCAATAACAATTTCCGGTCACGCAACGGGTCATGATTGAAAATATTACCATGGTCATACGGACTAATATGGGCGTTTTTCAACCACGCTTCACCTTGATGAATCGAAATATATCCATCTTGTAAATTCATCTTCCCTCTACGTACCGATTTTATTTCCGTACCTGTCAGCACAATCCCAGCTTCAAACGTATCGACAATCTCATAATCATGCCGTGCTTTTCGGTTTTGTGCTAATGGTTTATCTTTACCTTGTGACATCTATTCACCTACTTTACTTACGTTTGCCTTTTTTAAACGCTGTACGCGATGCTTTGGCTTTACCTTTTGCTTTTTTCTGCTTATCTTTGACAAAATGCGTCGCCTTTTCCTGCTGTTTGTGGCCTTTTTTATTTTTCTTCTTTGAATCCAATACAATCGGACGCATATCCGTCATCGGTACCGCATCAATTAATTTAAAATTAATCGTACGGTCGCTAACACTAACTTGCTCCACTTCAACAGTCACTTGTTGACCAATGCGATAAATCGTCCCTCTATTTCGACCAACCAATACTAAATGCTGTGCATTGAACTCATAATAATCATCCATCAAAGCCTTAATCGGAATTAACCCTTCAATCGTATTCGGCAAGCCGACAAACATACCAAAAGAGGTAATCGACGTAATGCGCCCCTCAAACTCTTGTCCAACCTTATCCAACATATATTCAGTTTTCTTAATCGCATCCGTCTCGCGTTCTGCTTCTACAGCTCGACGTTCTCGTTTGGACGAATGTTCAGCAATTTCAACTAATCGCTCAGTTAACTGCTCTTTTTGAGCATCCGTTAGTTCATCCGTCAAATAACGGCGAATTAATCGATGCACAATTAAGTCCGGATAACGACGAATCGGTGAGGTAAAGTGTGTATAATCTGCTGCCGCCAAACCATAGTGTCCCATTGGAGATTCACTATATTTAGCTTGCTGCATACTGCGTAACATCATCGTCGAAACGACCGGTTCATACGGTTGCCCTTTTATCGCTTTTAATGCTTGTTGTAATTGTTTTGGCTCGATATTGGCCACATTGCCACGCAACACCATCCCAAAAGAGGTTACAAATTCCGCAAAGCGTAACATTTTTTCTTCTTTGGGCTGTTCATGAATCCGATATAAAAATGGTAACTGACGTTTTGTAAATTCTTGTGCTACCGTTTCATTGGCACATAACATGAATGACTCGATTAAGCGTTCCGCTACCTGACGCTCACGCAACTGAATTTCCAAAGGATGACCCGATTCATCAACAATAATTTTCGCTTCAGGCGCATCGAAATCCAGTGCCCCCCGGCGATGACGTTTCGCTTCTAATATATGATGCAACTCTGCCATTTCTTCAACCATATCGACAATCTCATTATACTCACGGTTCAGCACATCGTCGCCCGCCAACATCTTATTCACATTGTCATATGTCATGCGATAGGATGAATTGATAATACTTGGATAAATCGCATAATCGATCACGGCTCCGTACGCATCAATCGTCATCTCACACGTTAAGGTCAACCGGTCTTCATTGGCATGCAACGAACAAATACCATTCGACAAACGTTGTGGCAACATCGGCACCACACGGTCTGTCAGATAGACACTAGTCCCACGTTCAAAAGCTTCACGGTCCAACGCACTACCTTCAGTGACATAATACGACACGTCTGCAATATGCACCCCTAGTTGATAGGTGCCATCTGCATTTTTTTCTAGCGAAATCGCATCATCCAAGTCCTTAGCATCTGCACCGTCAATCGTAATAATTAACCAATCACGCAAATCACGACGCCCTGCCAGCTCATCGGCTTGAATCGTCATCGGCACCGCTTCAGCTTCTTTTATCACATTATCAGGAAACTCATGCGGAATATTAAATTGATACAACACCGCTAAAATATCAACACCTGGTGCATCTTTATGACCGACTTCCTTAGCAACGTAACCGATTAGTTTATTCGGGTTTTCTACAGTTGGATAATCTTTAATCTTCACGATACAAATCGAATGCTCTACCGGATGAATCCCCTCTGGCAACACATAGATAGTCACTTGATCACTATAATCGCCTTGTGGACGAATATATCCTAAATAGCCTGTCGATTGGCGCATCGCTTGGTCATAAGCGAAAAACTCACCTACCATTTGCGTCGCTGAACGCTCAACTACACGCAGCACAACCGCTTCAGAACCTTTACCTGTTTGCGGATTCACTTGTCGTAAAACCTTTGCTTCTACCGTATCGCCATGCATCGCGTCAGCTGAATTTCCCGGTGGGACAAACAAATCAGCCTCCCCGTCGTCGTACGTAATAAAACCAAACCCTTTACTATTAGCTCTAAATGTACCAACCACCGTTTTAGCCGGCTGTCGCACGGAACGGAATTTATAGCCTTTAACTAACTCCACTTCTCCAACTCGCTCTAAAAAAGCCATTGCTTTTACAAGCTTTTTATATTTCTTGATACCCATCAATGACAAAATGGAAGCCAACTCATCCATACTATAGGACTTATCAGCATGTTCCATTAAGAAATTTAAGATATCCTCTTCAAATTTTGATAATGACATTATTTTGCCTCCTCTCTTATTACGGTTCGTTCGGGTTGACTTGACGTCCACTTCGCATAGCTCTTGAAGCGCAATGGCGCTTCGGCGACCTTTGCTCCAGTGGTTCAAGTCAGAGCACCCGCGCTCGCACTATGTTTATTACGGTTCGTTCGGGCAGTCTTGACATCCACTTCAAAAGTCCCCTGCGTGCGATGCTCGCACTACGGTGCCTTTCTCCAGTGGTTCAAGGCTGAACGCCCTCTCTCTCTGTTTTTTTATACATCAATACCAATAAACTGCATGATACTTTCTTCAAATGCTTGGCGATTACGGTTTGTAGTAATTACATGCGTATTTTCCGGGAACCAATGGAAATCTACATCGGCACGAATCAACGCTTCTTTCACTAAATACGCATCATCTGCTTCAACCATCTCATCTTGCCCCGATTGTGCAATATAAAATCGACTCGTAATTTCTTGCAACTCCATCTGATAGCTAGTCGTAAAATAATAAATCTCCGCTACTTGTTGCTCGTGACGCTCTAAAATATCTGCTTTCATTTGCTCATACTCTGCCTGCATTCCTTGCTTAGCGTACAACGTTGCAGCATATTGTTCAAAGAAATAGGACACATCTAATGGTTTGGACGTATAAACTGGCGAATTAATAATACCGCCCGCTAAATTATCCTCATGATGCTCGGTCAACAAGCGTGTTGCAAAAATACCACCCAATGATAAACCAAACACATACACCTGTTCATAATCACGTGCTTGCATCCACTCAAGTGCACCTTGGGCCTGTAACCACCAATCTTCAGGGTGCGCCTCTAATATGTCATAAATATCATCCGTAGCGTGTCCTTCAAATGTCGGACATAACACTTCAACACCTACACGTTGGAATCGTCGTGCTAACACATTAAAATCATTCGGCGACCCCGTATAGGAATGCAGTAAAATCACTCCGATTGCCGCATTCTCCGCATCATAAAACTTATAATTCTCCATTCTATACTCCCATCCAGTATTGTTACAGCACGCATCACAAGCATTTCGTACATAAAAATAAACACATATTTACCCACCACCGAAAAAGCGATTGTAAAAACAATCAAAAAATTCTGCTTGAGCGAGATTATATGATCATCAGCCAATGCCATGAATTTTATTGCTAACGGTATGCTAGTAAATATGTGTTTCGTCGACTCACTCTAAACTGCCTATTTTTGCGCTGATAAATAAGCTAAAGCCATTGCGATAACAAAAAATGCAATGCCTAAAACAGTCGTTGCACGAATTAAAAAGGCTTCAAAACCACGCGCTTTTTGACGGCCTTGAGGTTGATCTGCCCCACCGCCTGTTAAAGTACTCGCTGCATTACTTTTTGACGGTTGCATAACTACAATTAAAATAAGTAAAATTGACACTACGACAAGTGCAATTAATAAAGCATTATACACAGGTATTCCCCTCCTCTACAAAGTTTCCATTAACTATATTACCACATCTTGTGTAAAAATACTATTCTTTCAAGAAAATAAATTAGGCAAGTCACACTTTAGAGAAAACATCCTTGTCTCATAGCATCACTAGTAATTTACACCGGTACTGAACCCCCACTAGGACATAATAAAATAGCCTCTTCCACTCAAGGAATAGGCTGTGCTATTTCGAGTATATCAACTTTCTCTGGAAATAGGGAGTACCCCTACATTTTGTAAATCCCCACACGATATAGATGACACACTTTAATTTATTCGGCCAGTAGGTTTACACGCAGTATTAACACGTAAAAAATCTGATGCCGAGATCATAATAGTTTGAAGTGTTGACCTATGAATATTTTGGATAATATCATAGTAACAACTTTTTGATAATGCAGAGCGTGCCAACAATGTTCTAGGAATCATAATATTATTGATAATGAATTGCTTATCTAAGTCAACAAACGAATCTCTTGCACAAGGATTATCAACAGAAGATCCAGATAATACATAATAATTTGAACAAGGATAACCATTGATTCTATGCTTATTTTTTACACTTTGTATTTTTAGCGTTTCCTTATTTTCCCCTGGACGTTTACAAATATACATGTGAGCTTTCACAGCTAAGCCACTAGAAATATTAGGGTAAGGCATCTTTAATTTAACCACATCCATTTCACTAATCAACCAACAATACCTCACCTTCAAGTTCCAAATAGACTGGGTTTTCTAACTCTGAATCTCTACTCAAGATTTCAATAACTTCATGATGTTCTGGTTTTAACTTTCCATAGTCCGCATTACTAATAATAAATATCTTATCAAACACAGGAATAACTTTTACGTTTTGAGAAGCGAGATTCGAATAGGTATTATACAATGATTTTAGTTGGATGATATCATTTTCTGTTATATCTTCCTCACTAATGTTAATATCTCTTTCTCCCGATTTAATTCGATCTTCTTTTGATTGCCATAAATCAAATTGGTGCGTAAGATTGGATAATTCCTCCTCAGTAAACGTGCTCACTAATGTTTCTGCCGCCTTGCCAATCGTTTCATTTATGTTTGCTTCATTTTGTATTTCGTTTATCCGATAATTAAATTCATCGAATCGGTAAGTTTCATCACCATAAACTTCACTGAATACTGGACCATTCGGATACGCTTTTAAATAATTTAAGCTATACGCTTCCCCTTTTACTTTTGAGAACATTTCGTAAAAAAATAGAAACTTCTGTTTTTTTAGTTTTGACCCGAACGAAGTTTCTGAATTTGTACGTAACCACGCTAATCTATCTAAACGTTTTTCATTAGTATACAACATTTAAACATCCTCCTCATTCTGTCCCTTCGACTCAACAGCTTTGGCATTCCCTTCAAAAGTCTCCTCCATATGCTGTATGCACGATAGTAATTTTTCTCGCTTAAGATAAAACATCCACACTTTTTGATATTTTTCAACAAAAAAACACCGATGAACAACATCTGTCACCTGTGCTTAACTACATTATAAAAGAACCTATTCAGTTAATCAATACTTATAACTTATTCAAAAAAGCACCTTTAAAAACGTCAAATTATCAACATTTTTAAAGGTGCTTTTGAA
The genomic region above belongs to Aerococcaceae bacterium zg-1292 and contains:
- the miaA gene encoding tRNA (adenosine(37)-N6)-dimethylallyltransferase MiaA → MVNYREIPLIVIGGPTAVGKTALSIQLAHRLNGEIINGDSLQVYRTLDIGTGKATMAEREGIPHHLLDLFEPHEVFDASQFKQLATQAIIDIYQRGKLPILVGGTGLYLEGLLYDLEFGGENSQHQVVKASLEQKASTMDALAFWQILYQKDAAAAEKIPYQNQRRVLRALEVIETTGQLFSAQDRHQLQQRVFDACILILDMPRDLLYERINRRVEMMVADGLEQEVQQLYQRYQGKLVNGVKGIGYKEWWPYFEGVATKADVIATIQQHSRRYAKRQLTWFRNRISDTHWLDSQDGVDDAIKLVQQHLAK
- the smpB gene encoding SsrA-binding protein SmpB; translated protein: MSQGKDKPLAQNRKARHDYEIVDTFEAGIVLTGTEIKSVRRGKMNLQDGYISIHQGEAWLKNAHISPYDHGNIFNHDPLRDRKLLLHKSEILKLANEVKLSSMTIVPLKVYLVRGRAKLLIGLARGKNKYDKRHALKEKQAKRDIDRAMKNR
- the rnr gene encoding ribonuclease R, whose protein sequence is MSLSKFEEDILNFLMEHADKSYSMDELASILSLMGIKKYKKLVKAMAFLERVGEVELVKGYKFRSVRQPAKTVVGTFRANSKGFGFITYDDGEADLFVPPGNSADAMHGDTVEAKVLRQVNPQTGKGSEAVVLRVVERSATQMVGEFFAYDQAMRQSTGYLGYIRPQGDYSDQVTIYVLPEGIHPVEHSICIVKIKDYPTVENPNKLIGYVAKEVGHKDAPGVDILAVLYQFNIPHEFPDNVIKEAEAVPMTIQADELAGRRDLRDWLIITIDGADAKDLDDAISLEKNADGTYQLGVHIADVSYYVTEGSALDREAFERGTSVYLTDRVVPMLPQRLSNGICSLHANEDRLTLTCEMTIDAYGAVIDYAIYPSIINSSYRMTYDNVNKMLAGDDVLNREYNEIVDMVEEMAELHHILEAKRHRRGALDFDAPEAKIIVDESGHPLEIQLRERQVAERLIESFMLCANETVAQEFTKRQLPFLYRIHEQPKEEKMLRFAEFVTSFGMVLRGNVANIEPKQLQQALKAIKGQPYEPVVSTMMLRSMQQAKYSESPMGHYGLAAADYTHFTSPIRRYPDLIVHRLIRRYLTDELTDAQKEQLTERLVEIAEHSSKRERRAVEAERETDAIKKTEYMLDKVGQEFEGRITSITSFGMFVGLPNTIEGLIPIKALMDDYYEFNAQHLVLVGRNRGTIYRIGQQVTVEVEQVSVSDRTINFKLIDAVPMTDMRPIVLDSKKKNKKGHKQQEKATHFVKDKQKKAKGKAKASRTAFKKGKRK
- a CDS encoding alpha/beta fold hydrolase, with translation MENYKFYDAENAAIGVILLHSYTGSPNDFNVLARRFQRVGVEVLCPTFEGHATDDIYDILEAHPEDWWLQAQGALEWMQARDYEQVYVFGLSLGGIFATRLLTEHHEDNLAGGIINSPVYTSKPLDVSYFFEQYAATLYAKQGMQAEYEQMKADILERHEQQVAEIYYFTTSYQMELQEITSRFYIAQSGQDEMVEADDAYLVKEALIRADVDFHWFPENTHVITTNRNRQAFEESIMQFIGIDV
- the secG gene encoding preprotein translocase subunit SecG, which encodes MYNALLIALVVVSILLILIVVMQPSKSNAASTLTGGGADQPQGRQKARGFEAFLIRATTVLGIAFFVIAMALAYLSAQK